The DNA sequence AACACGACAGATAAACAGCTAACTACATTAGTTGACCGTATTATGAATTGTAGCTGGCTGAGGTGATGTGTCTAGTTGCTTTGGGAAATGCTCCTGTTACTCACGCGTACCTTGTTACTTGTTACGTTttaatgacaattaattttacaaaacaatattatgtttgttttacttctatatttttcattgacaACATCTATTACATCGGTCTagcaatgaattttaaataataaaatgaaatttaatataaagacataCAGATTTCGTCTGTCCGTGGTCACGGTtgatgcaaagtaaccgaaacgtcggtagtttaagttaaaataattaaaatcgcaTAGTAAATccgataatattagttttatttcagttaataTAGCGTGTTGGTAATACAAGCTGTGCTAAACATGTACGTAACATATAGTAAGGTTACTTGAAGCAAACCACATCACGGCCTCATCGTGAGAGACGAATTAGTACGCTCTGTTAGACGATCACGTGAGAAAAACAAACACACGCGTAATActtaacacatacatacaagcAAACAAGACATCATGAGATCACATTAAACTTGGACGTATTGattattgttaacaaaaaaatgctacatttagtttaattacaaacaaaatctGAAAAAATAGCTTACGCTTTTTGCCTCTTCATAATGTCAATCAATTAATAtgttcaaacataaaaaaaatacactcgACTTGAAAAATCATGACCCGTTCGATTGAATATTGAACAAGttttgcttattatttttatgttttctttatatatgacctcatttttacagttttatcTTTATACTGTAAAAAATGTCCGTATCCAAGcggaaatattatctttattttattttgtacgaaACATTGGCATAGGCTTCGAATATCCCGCTGACAGCTAATCTATTAGGTCGTAGATCAATCGGTGTTCACTATTTTAGTATTCTTTATGCTGTATTACAAATACTTTCTGttcaattctttaatttatatatttaaaccacCCAACGACTTACAGAAAAGATTAATCAGAAATAAAGTAATAggatgagaaaaaaaatggaaaGAATCTTATCGCCAAATGGCCGTCTCTTAGAGGCAATCTTAATTAGGAAAATATTGACGTGGAATAAAGATGGTGGAGGTggtatagtaataaaaaacatacgcTAAAACTGACGCCGCTGTTTGCATTCTACGATTGATATGAGTTTGTAACGCCTACATACTCGGtaaatgtatcaaaaataatcacaatacttagataatattaatttcgtgTCTCAATACAGTTCAGAACCCGTTTTCTACTAAATGTTCCTCTGAAAAACTAGCCCCTCCGTTGAACCATTCACTTGTACAACTTTCTTGTAGCGATTTTTCGTCTACCTTCATCACCTAGAGTCTAGACCGTCCATCACATAGTTGATAATTTCCCTTAGTGATATAAATTGACTCGCGCCGCGAACAAGTAAAGCTGAACCGATCTCATCTATGATTTACGCAAAATTTTTTGTCTCTACTATAGTAGAGAAACTTTCTTTCTTACTaagcatattattattatttttttattgagacaGAAACTGAGACGCAGCACCATCGTTCGttcgaatttttatttaaatacttcttcagttttaatataaactaaaagaaaaagatagattttattaaagaatataaatttcgcGTAACTCCTTTTATAGGAATTATAGTACAGTTAAAATACTAACAATCACTTAGAATTGCCAAATGGagtctgaaataataattttatgaattaatataatatattttttatcttttgttcTTCTCTAAATATCTCCACTTGAGCGTTATGAAAGtaacagtaaatatttaaatctatttgtaTTACATGTACTAGGGTTTCAGCAGTTAAAGTGTTGTACGGTTCGTTTCTTTCGTATATTTTGTAGTAACCGGAAGAATCCAATCAGATGGAAGCCTTCTATGACCTGGAATTATTACAACCGGAGCTTTTCAACGCGTGGAGCGACCCTGTAgttcatagaaataattaatttaaataataacaaacaagaAGTAAAAGgttcattaaaaatgataaataactcacaaaatcttttttaccatcaatataaagatataataagaCCGTTTCCACAAGGAGTCATATTAAGAAAAAGGTTTCTAAAACCAGACATCAACTATTGACATCCTTTTTGTCTCAGAACAACATAATACGTACTGACatataagattttcgcgtgttatcatttaaatgagacttagattttcggatatacctactacgcgttttttattattcgtcAAAAACATAATCCCAACGTTTCAgttcctttgcagcaaccgtgaacacgggcagacgagataagAGTGTCAGACACTAACTGACTGACCGAAATCCTTAGtttcattcaatataataccgttgtaaaacataaaatgttttaaaaaacgttTATCGTTCAAcgtaattttcttttgtccACAACATATCTGAATACAAAAAGAAACTATTACAAGTAAATTCATTATCAGTAGTAAAGCCTACTAGAGCCTAAAGTTTTGAcagtcaaaattttattggtgATAGTTCATTTGACGTTATAAAGTTGCTTGCACTCTTTGTTACTGACATCTTTATcagttgttaattaaataataacgatGAATTTGTTTCCTTAACTTGAGGAATGGTAAATCCTAAAAGTGTATCACAATTGACAAGGCACGTTGATCCACtacaatttcatattttatttgattattttttttttttgcagtaaGACTTAGGTATATGTAATTGGGTAAACGGGTAACACTTTCAAAATGACCAAAATAAGTTTGTCCCTGCATTACTACGGATTACTACTGAATTttggttgttgaggaaaagggaggggtgggaataaggaaagggtgggaacagggaaaggacAACCGGCTCTCACACATCGGACGAAACACAGCCaataaagactacttcacgccgttTTTCTGAGAGGGTGGTGGCTCTACCGTCTAACCAACTTTTGGCATAATTCACTAATGtaaaccttttaaaaattaatatatttttgaatattgtgTGCAGAAAACAAGACGGAGATTTTCTAATAGTTTAatagctttaatttatttttttaatgactcacattatattttttactatcatCTAGAACACACAAAATACATACACAAtacttaagataaaatatagcgAATTGTTTAAGATGACtagagttataaattattacatttcaagTTCAATTTCAATAACACAATAGAAACGTCATTTTGACGTCTAGCAGTGTTCATGACGTGACGCGTCATGTTAGTTTTTTCCCGCGTCATAAAAAGtctacttttattaatatacagctATTACAACAATGTAGTAATTCTATTAAGGTATCTATGTCTTATTCTGATGTACATCACtgtaaagtttcatcaaaatccgttAAGTAATTTTTGCGTCAGAGCAGCAAACATCCATAAACCGAACGTCCTGGCACACTTACTTGTAGGACGAGTGTCATACTAGTATATGTACTCGTCCATACAAAACATCACTGTATATTGTTCATTACCACTCAGTTCTCTTGAAAGATAAGTTTTTCTTCACGAATTAACACAACGTCGCGTACTCGAGCTTTTCACTGATTACTTCAGCACAATGTCTCTTATAACATGAATGCTTAGAACACTTCATTTCCAGCCTGCTAAGGAGCACGTGCTATAAATGGAATTCTGAACttaaaggtaaaataaaaccatcCGGGAGtggtacaataaatttatttaagtgaaacCTATACTTAGTGATAGCTATATAATGATGTCCCGCGACTCTACTCAAGTCGGAATGTATACGTCGAGGCGTCTTCACACTGAACGGCCCCCGTACTCTCCCACCAATTaatcctaaatatatttttaaatatccgtCACAGAGCCGTCGGTGTGAAGACGCCGTTTGTGTATttcatagtaatatttaataaatattttattgcttaatGCTTTCATGATAAGAGTTAATTCGGAACATTGAAACGTTAACAAGCACATGTACAGTAACACTAGTGTTAGGCGACGGACACTCCGCAGACGATACACCGGAACACACATCGCGGcggacaaacatacaaacaactTTGTAATATACACTCCACCACCATAAGTAAGATATCAGCATGTTTACCGTGAGTCCGCATCCTCACTACATACAGATAGTTCACagtatttttcattaactatgttaatatttaatactatcatATGGCAAAACATATAGAAGTGAATACATTTGGATTTGGGACCTCTGTATGTAGTTCGAGTTACAAACTCATCAAGGTCATCATACTAGCAGTGTAATAAGActgaacaaacaataaaaacaatgttatatcTCAGACGGAGCCGCGTGTGTAACTAGTGTAGCGTCGCTTCACTCCCCAACGACATAACTACATACGATCAACATTAACATATAAGTTGTAACCAACAACGAAGACCTTAGAGGTATTGCACTAACTGGAGATAACAGAGGATATGGCCACAGCACGACAGGCATTCAATAAGTACATGTCAAGATACTTAACTACCAATAAACGTAAACATTAATACGAGCAcatcacaatatatatttgaactaataaatactgaataaaataacgtaaacgcgagcatattataatataaacttacatAACGGACAGACGCATGTTGCCTACAGGCATATGTTGTAGATGCTGTGAGCGGTTTTAGTGTAACttgtgaattaataaaaccaagcaacagtaaatataatactgaGCAAGCGATTTTACCTGAACCTGGACACCGACTTAGTACAGAACCAATGAAGGTCACAAACAAAAGTATAAGACATCATttcattaatgaaaataacataatattctcagattattattaaatttggaaataaaaacagttttacaaTACACAATACACACGGAAATGTCATGGCTCCTCATGTAAATgccaataaatttaataaacataacaatagTATCACCTGCATATATATCTCTTAAATACAATTCAAAAACAGAAGCACACATATTACATCTAAAATTTATTGGATGGTAGgattaaaatcattcatatgtaaaattataactttcataTCAAAATTACGAATGAGCAGGATCACTCCGAGCCCAgaggaattattttaatgccaTAAAGTTTATACCAGCGCGTTTCCCTACCGTCTTATaagtaatgatatattttaaaggaaatgtcatattattaaggactataaatatatttttctctacgATTCAATAATATGAgagctattaatatttttattttatatataaccttattttaagttaaaaatagaatacatCATCGGATCAAATAAGTCTTTAagcattttgtataaaaaaacaaacctcCTGACAGCTCCCGCGACTTAACGACGGGTGACgtcacaataatataaaaaaatgtcaatttaATCGAAATTAGTTCTTATTACTATTACAATAAAGAGATATAAACTTTTAGTGTTCAAAAAACTGATTACACAATTATgcatcatataaaatatataagtactaACATAATGAGCCGGCCCCGGACACGGTCGGAGGGTTTGTTTCATCAAATGAACCGAGTACAACACCAGCGAACAACACAGGAAGTGACGTCAGGGGACGGAGCCGGCCCGCACTAAAACATTAAACTATCACAGCTAACATATAAATGACCGTCTCTCAAACTACATATCGCGTGTGGGGTAGTCGTGTAAGAACTCGAAGACCTTCAGACGGCGGATGTGACGTCACAGGGCCGCTAGTCCCGGTAGTAATTATTCCCCGGTGTCGACCCAGCTCGCCTCCTCCGATATCCGGTCGATACAGTTGATGAGGAACTGGTACTGTAGTGtgacatatattattcattactaGCTTTTGACTGTGACTTCGTCTGCCTACATTTACAGTTGGGTTATGCAAAGTACAAAACATGTTAAAACAGTAGATATGGGACCCACATGGAGTTCTGGGATAAACTATGGCTCACGAATTGCTCCGATGTACGAGTGACAATATTCTACTGatgtaaaagtaaacaaaatcaGTGTAGTAGGTTTTgcttaaaaatttcaacaaaaattgCCATATATAGCATATTTTAAGCAGTGCACCCATTTTTGACCGACTGTTCGTTGTTTGTGTACACCTTTGTTATTATACGGAGATTTTAGCTGTACAATATGCAAGGTTACCTTCAGATCAGTTTAGGGAGTAACACTTGAGAAGAGTACGCTAGAGAACTGTTCAATAGTTACACATATCTGGCTGACCTCAACTATTAGTAACTACTCGCTAATAATGTGTATTGGAACATATATACTGTATTAGAGATAACTTCTTCATATGTTGAATAAATGTAATGCTGTCTGTCACGTCTTCATATATTTCGTACTATATCACTAGTTACTCTTTCCCCTTTCACATGGTGCGTCTGTGTCGCATGTGCGTTAGTGTGTGTATATAGCCATATATACTGATTTTGATCTcgcatattataattttgataacgtataaaatatatgagaccatatgtgtgtgtttgtttgtccGTATATACTGACATATGGCGAATGCAATGTTATAGTCCTGGGCGGCCTGTCCCTCCTCCTGTAGACGAGACGGGCGGCGGCCGCGTCGTCGTCCGCGCGCCACTCCCTCACATCCGTCCAGGGCACGTTCACTACGCCGCCCTCGCACGCGGACGACTCGCTCCACGACGACAGCTTGATACCTTCCCAACCtggaatatatacataccagCTTTAGGATATACACAAACCAGATAACCGGGTCCTAGCtccttataatatatgagTTATAATCAAAATCAATTATCTCCGTAAAaacgtgtttaaaaaaaagagataAAGAACATAATaggcagagagaggagcttggatggtggaggtgagcgttcaACGCGCCCTTGAACCTACGCTTGGGTCGCAactcccaggcactgttgaagctcctctccctgcaacgcgatggacccggcactcgCACGGTGAATGCATTGAACGCTGAGAGGTCTCGTCTCGTAGTGAGGGGGGATGTATCGATACGTCCATCATTAGTTTCGTGTTTACCGACTGAGACGGCGAGGGCGGGCGCGGCGCGGCAGTCGGTGCGGGCGGGCGGGAAGGCGACGTCTCCGTATCCGGGTAACGTCCTCGCCAGCGCCAGGTAGTCCCGAGCGCGACGCACGTCCTGTAGAGCCTTCAGCTGATAGAGGCGGGCTCCGGCCGAGCACACGCCGCGGTTCACATCTTCCACCGCCTGGGACGGAGATGACAATACCCATACATTGATTAAATCTAAACATATATTGTatcaatgaaactaatattcttcggattacttcgcgtattttacttattttaataactacatactcccgacgtttcggtttcaTTTTAGTGAATACTCGCGACAGTGTTAGCTCTCATTACATATTGTATAATCAAACATTAATTAGATCATCTATTTCGAGTGTACACCTATGCTGACTTAAAAAGTTGGTAACAGGTACGAATATCACTTGTGTAtgtgaattttttgtttcatattattctaaatCTGGAGCTCCCAAACTTATTTTGCCTAGCGCCAAGttgagaataatttatttcctagAGCCCCAATTTAACATTAcaacaaactaaataaatgaaattacaaatcaCCCCCAGTCCTCTACAAAACGCCGCGTTTTTGTCTTAAAGgttattctaaattttaaagGAAGGGTTATTCTAAATTTTAGTATGTATAAGACATGTCAGTTTGAGGCAGTATGTTCGGGCCCTTCAGACCTGCCAAAATATGAAAGCGGCGGCGGTGTCGTCTCTCAGCAGGTCGAGCTCGGTGTCGGGTCTGAAGAGCCACTTGCGGACACACAGACACGACGAGGACGCGGTGGAGTAGTTCTGGATGTACAGCGAGTGGGGACACTCGTTCGGTTGAAGTTTACGCTCTGGAACAttatgttacatattatatatatatatatatatatactgtactAGTCTAAATGGAACTAAGTTTGTAggatactacgcgtttttaaattattttgtaactacataatcccgatgtttcggttccTATacagcaaccgcgatcacgggcagacgagacgacGTTATCATCAAACGAGGTGTGTTCGACATACATTGATACAGAGATCTCTAtaacattcattaatattaagaaatgaaATGGAGTAgtgtaaacattttatgtataatttttagcaAATCTTTCGTATTTGTCGAACCATAACTCCACACTAGCAAATTTCAACTCACCAAAATTGTATTCAACGATTTCAAAGAGATAGAAGTAGTTCTGTATGTTCCTGGCTAGACCTATCTTGTCGCAGACGGCCTTGTAGACGTCGTCGGCGTTGGTAGATTTGAGCACGGCCACGGTGACCACCTCCTTGTCCGGCAGTAGCACCTTCAGCTCCACGGGCGAGGGGTTGCAAGAGTCGTCGCAGTCGGTGAGGAACTCTTGCACGGCGTCACTCTCAGCTATCACACGGATTGCACACACCTGTAATATATGGAGAGCTCGGATCAGGAACATGACGCTGGTCATTTCGGTTCATATTATTGTGGtaactaattatatcataGTAATTTTTCACAGACTGCACAAACATATAACTCAAATAAAACACTTTCAATTCTTTCAGCTAATGTAAAATTTCAGTGAACCtcctcaaatataatttagacaCATGTATCAGGAAACTGGTCCTTCTGGacttaattaaacttttattgttaAGAACATTTACAAACCGCACATTTTGAATACCTTATTTCTTGATCAAGCCAAAACTGATCAGAATCatcattgaataatattaattaggcTTAAAACTGCTCCATCGTACCAATAATCCTCTCCTTTAATACCTTCTCTAAGTACTGTTCCAGGCCGCGTCTCCTGCCATCCAGTTGTTGTTCGCTGAGTGTGAAGGGCCACTTGCCGGGGAGTTTGGGGAAGCTGAAACCTGGAAAGCATCTTGTATATGAACACAACAATTATCTGTTGTAGTGCGTGTTGTAtctagtaatatttatacattcaactatatttatgtacaatataaaataaaacatgtatttatTCCAAGCTATGTGTTACTGATTCTAAAGTAAGGCTAATATCTTatgttaatatagttttttgttcACATACCAAGAAACTCCTTCCTTAGTTGTTGATGGAGCGCTGCAAATTCTCTATAGCGTCTGCTACAGAGATGTCTGCCGGCCATGTGTACATTGAATGCTACGTAGGATCTGCCGGTGTTCCGCTCCATCACCACTCGGTAGTCGGGTATGGAGACGGGTAACGACCTCTTGTCCGTGTAGTCATATCTTTGGTAGACCGTAGCCCTGGAGTTAGCGGCACCTCCTATGACACCTACCGGCGCTGAATCGTCTGAAGGCTCTAAGCGCTCAGCTtcctaaattaatatcatatatggGTAACATTCCACTCGACTTTCGTATGCAAAACTAATATAGaaagcaataattttattgaaaacgttcaaaaaatttcagtcacagtataaaaatactaaaatgcctaaaaactataaaaaatgttacattgagatttgttaagaaataaaaaaaactaagtaaTTCAACATTAGcagatttatgaataatttaacatcACAGTACATTAATGTTCAAATCAATAACAAGGTACGTTGGTTTTATATGTTCATTAACAAGATTATCCTTTTTGGACAGACATTATGTTTTACGACTGAGAATTGAACACAAATTTACTATTATGGTGACTGCACATTTCATTGTCTCGTCTACAACACGTCGCTGTTACGATCATTAGCTTAATGCTTAATGTGATTATACGATTACCTTGATTGCTTATTAATGGTCAATTGCGACGTATTTATTGTCATTTGAGttgtaactttatttatttgattctattttaaaaataatcaaataatattcaccTTCGGTGTTACGGAGATGACGGTGAGCGTAAGGCAGTCGCCTCCAGACTTGATCAGATCAACGACTTGCTTGTGAGTGGAGCCTTCTACATTCACACCGTTActgtaatgtaaaataacgatactattatataaagataattacgAAAAATACGAGCGGTAAAATTAAGACCAAAATTATCGGATATTTGAAACGTTCCAATATGACCAAAATGGCGGGAagatatatcttatataatatattatatttacaagttaTTTAACTAACAAAAGTAATCTATAACTATTACTTCAGTAAATAACTGATTTATTCCCTTATATAATTActcgatttaaataaattttcaatttctatttataacagctccttataaaataaattcttatttattattgacgaTGGCCAATACCTAACACatcgatataattttattgaatgttttagaaaaaacCAAACTAGCATTTCGGGTTTAATAGTAActaatttttgattattcaGCTTTTCATTTACAACTTTCAAAGTAAAACGAACGCATATAATACGTATATCCTTATATGTTTTagttataagatataatacGCATTCGATTACCTTTTACCGCCAAGACCTTGCACTGGCGATTCCAAATCATAAATCTCAAAACCAGTAttatgacaataataataacgaaaaCGGAAATCTCCAACGCGCACACTCCTCACCGccatagttatatataaaacatttaaacacaatacaatatttaagagAAACAACTCTTCAACGCATCGTTCAaacaatattgaaacaaaacacACAACGATTAACCAAACATCCGGTCGCGTCAACTGACTCGATCCGATAATACAAAGAATTCCTAAATAACAGTAGCGTCTAATTTGAACGTCTTTGATTTgtcaatagaaatattaaattgcgaCGCAGTTGTAACCTTATCTACAGGGTACAATTACGGATTGAACTAATTAATACTGGcaatgaattattaaacataattattccgtaataattatgtttaataattcatatttcaatttttatggCAAAGCAATATCCGTTTCCCGTGAAACGGATATTGCGTTgccataaaaattttaaaccccGAGTCATTTTTTTCCTAATAGTATGGTAATaatggtaattttaaaataatttcagcaTTGTTctttacattttgtaaaacTTTCTCATCCTTTGGTTATAGGTAAATTGACAAAAACCGAAATGTGTGGAAATttgcatacattttaaattaacatacaaatgtcaattttgaatacatataCAAATGAGTTATTTTGACAACAGAGTCAGGCAGTATATAGTACAGAcgattgaaataatttttatcttaattctaATTATGTTTCAAGCAAATGGAGTACttctatgataaatatatgttcgatataaatacagtattattaaatgtttatttatacaaataaataaaataggagAATctgttagaaatattaaaataatcaaatttatgtgtatatatgtgtgtctGCTTATTCCAGATAATCTCTGATACTATGGGAACCATATTTAAGGGGCTCTCAGATGTCTAATAAGCAACAACCTGGCCTactatttagttatttatactGACATAAatgatagaaatttatataataaatttacagtttCCGAAAATTTCATTTCCAATAAAAAGATATCTAAACTGTCTTCAAATAAGGACCGTCATTTTTAAGACGATTATAACGCAAGTAGGTaaggaataataatagtaaaaaattataatttgaaaactatccatatataattaattcataatataactgTATGTTGTACGGTCCACGGGAGTGTATCACACGAGTGATAAGGAAGCAGGTCAGTAGACtgaatgttcaatataaatacactTTACTCCGTCCTCACAATCGTTTTGCTCTTGACAGTTACACATCATTTATAATGACCCATTGAACTACATTTTACAATTGCAcctcattttaaattatattgtattcaagATATTGAAGGATAATTTTTATGtccattgttattaataattatgtttattcataagtgacatataaaattttttatttaattatcatacatattaattaggAATTAAAgagaacatattttaatatgaatgtatCATATTACCAGGAAGATTCtttaatgtattgttatgGAAAGATAAAGATTTCTATTTTTGGTTTGATCTATCtttttaggtttttatttatcatgtaaCCATAAACaccaaagattttttttgaaattaaagaataaatatctgtgcaaatatttatgtacttatattatatttttatacacttttatagacttaatatattatataaacacattGATTTATCTCCAAACTGATTAAGCCAGCATCTTGTCTAGCTTgatttttgtgatattttgtattaaggaATAATAACAGTCCCATTagtgtatgtaaaataatatatatatatatctttatttaattagcttCAATTGTCTTAATAAAAGAAGCCTTTTAGATGTCAGTATTTATACAGGTATTATGTACTATTGAATAAATAGGTTATTTACAGTGTATCTACTGTTTCTGTTGgtgtcaaaaaataaattaaatactaagattttttgttaattcattttattatatgttagttAAATGTTGACTTTACAAGAGTAATTGCAACTTAGAGTTTAACAGATAAATATAGagaaatgtacatatatctatGATGTTATCACattaatgtttgaaatgttagttttttttttcaaatacttaTTATGTACATCATGAGTAAGCAACGCGAGATAtgaattgaataattaaatttatctcaaGATATATGCATTACGATTTTGGATATTTTAGCATTGAtatcatttaaagataaatatttacaaaagaactaagtaaattttaatgattactcAACA is a window from the Danaus plexippus chromosome 19, MEX_DaPlex, whole genome shotgun sequence genome containing:
- the LOC116767910 gene encoding sorting nexin-27 isoform X2, which produces MAVRSVRVGDFRFRYYYCHNTGFEIYDLESPVQGLGGKSNGVNVEGSTHKQVVDLIKSGGDCLTLTVISVTPKEAERLEPSDDSAPVGVIGGAANSRATVYQRYDYTDKRSLPVSIPDYRVVMERNTGRSYVAFNVHMAGRHLCSRRYREFAALHQQLRKEFLGFSFPKLPGKWPFTLSEQQLDGRRRGLEQYLEKVCAIRVIAESDAVQEFLTDCDDSCNPSPVELKVLLPDKEVVTVAVLKSTNADDVYKAVCDKIGLARNIQNYFYLFEIVEYNFERKLQPNECPHSLYIQNYSTASSSCLCVRKWLFRPDTELDLLRDDTAAAFIFWQAVEDVNRGVCSAGARLYQLKALQDVRRARDYLALARTLPGYGDVAFPPARTDCRAAPALAVSVGWEGIKLSSWSESSACEGGVVNVPWTDVREWRADDDAAAARLVYRRRDRPPRTITLHSPYYQFLINCIDRISEEASWVDTGE
- the LOC116767910 gene encoding sorting nexin-27 isoform X1; translated protein: MSLLSNDINFVICVHYCELSKMAETETDNNSIVRPERNNKSIVSNNGPRRVTIYKTETGFGFNVRGQVSEGGQLRSINGELYAPLQHVSAVLEQGAAEQAGIRKGDRILEVNGVNVEGSTHKQVVDLIKSGGDCLTLTVISVTPKEAERLEPSDDSAPVGVIGGAANSRATVYQRYDYTDKRSLPVSIPDYRVVMERNTGRSYVAFNVHMAGRHLCSRRYREFAALHQQLRKEFLGFSFPKLPGKWPFTLSEQQLDGRRRGLEQYLEKVCAIRVIAESDAVQEFLTDCDDSCNPSPVELKVLLPDKEVVTVAVLKSTNADDVYKAVCDKIGLARNIQNYFYLFEIVEYNFERKLQPNECPHSLYIQNYSTASSSCLCVRKWLFRPDTELDLLRDDTAAAFIFWQAVEDVNRGVCSAGARLYQLKALQDVRRARDYLALARTLPGYGDVAFPPARTDCRAAPALAVSVGWEGIKLSSWSESSACEGGVVNVPWTDVREWRADDDAAAARLVYRRRDRPPRTITLHSPYYQFLINCIDRISEEASWVDTGE